One region of Halocalculus aciditolerans genomic DNA includes:
- a CDS encoding cation diffusion facilitator family transporter encodes MADDRAMFRRASWANVASNVAKLVVEGGLGLATGSLALLADAAHSIADLLASAVVLVWGRLAYEGPDATHPHGHDRFESLSALFVGIVLVFLGLNLLYDSVLALQHGSEATYTPMLVVGLLIALAIKAATAWYTKRANEKAQSTSLDALVRDNLNDIYTTTAALVGVVGMAFGYPVFDPIAGGLVSLLVVYEGGRLCRENVAQLSASAPPDDVQTAIRDRVTDHPDVHGVHDFTAYYTGPVIEVEFHAEIDADHTLADAHDIETDVRRNVLAHPAVADAHVHLDPAGMDEWKDADDTTRRPPAATRTDTDNDNTETEE; translated from the coding sequence ATGGCAGACGACCGGGCGATGTTCCGGCGGGCGTCCTGGGCGAACGTCGCGTCGAACGTCGCCAAACTCGTCGTGGAAGGCGGCCTCGGCCTCGCGACCGGAAGCCTCGCCCTCCTCGCCGACGCCGCCCACTCCATCGCCGACCTCCTCGCGAGCGCCGTCGTCCTCGTCTGGGGCCGCCTCGCCTACGAAGGCCCCGACGCCACCCACCCGCACGGCCACGACCGCTTCGAATCCCTCTCCGCGCTCTTCGTCGGCATCGTCCTCGTCTTCCTCGGCCTCAACCTCCTCTACGACTCCGTCCTCGCCCTCCAGCACGGCAGCGAGGCCACCTACACCCCGATGCTCGTCGTCGGTCTTCTCATTGCTCTCGCCATCAAGGCCGCCACCGCCTGGTACACCAAGCGCGCCAACGAGAAAGCCCAATCCACCAGCCTCGACGCCCTCGTCCGCGACAACCTCAACGACATCTACACGACTACCGCCGCGCTCGTCGGCGTCGTCGGCATGGCCTTCGGCTACCCCGTCTTCGACCCCATCGCCGGCGGCCTCGTCAGCCTCCTCGTCGTCTACGAAGGCGGCCGCCTCTGCCGCGAGAACGTCGCCCAACTCTCCGCCAGCGCCCCGCCCGACGACGTCCAGACCGCCATCAGAGACCGCGTCACCGACCACCCCGACGTCCACGGCGTCCACGACTTCACCGCCTACTACACCGGCCCCGTCATCGAAGTCGAATTCCACGCCGAAATCGACGCCGACCACACCCTCGCCGACGCCCACGACATCGAAACCGACGTCAGACGAAACGTCCTCGCCCACCCCGCCGTCGCCGACGCCCACGTCCACCTCGACCCCGCCGGCATGGACGAATGGAAAGACGCCGACGACACCACCCGCCGCCCCCCGGCCGCCACCCGCACCGACACCGACAACGACAACACCGAGACCGAAGAGTGA